A single Henriciella sp. AS95 DNA region contains:
- a CDS encoding peptidoglycan-binding protein, whose translation MSNYGPWSVKGIDQRARDAARDAAREEGLTIGEYINRMLLEVGEEDTPSARDRGTPRYPRAVETSDHREDDQGPSRGAFDRLIARLEAVEARSTLALTGIDQSLVGLVTRLNRTDAKTDDVVENVESTLQDLRETYDALQTKIKTIEEDDRSDRNLETLKSLEQAVGQLASHIYDENTRRQDETASVRARVETGIEDLNDRVAGVETKIDSTLSEAAQKVERKVEQAELRAEGTAKHLSERFSELETGVSSRLARIDQFNDRIGAVEGDVAGALSSIESVMTRMQERLHRAETMTNSAMTTLEQTFENLDKRIETIAEQASPEKAAELRQQFESRFDGLAEELRSTIEGTRQELAREIEQAAAAGASPDALKSIEDSIGSLDKRVTTGEERSSRALESMTEQMGRISSAFDARIRDVEARDASEAVTEVRRDVEALSNEVSQRLEDFSQHNDDVIDRITGQMKSLADQFDQRVDDSETRSASAIEQVGEQVASVAQRLQARQDKAFTELKQTLESARKQQDMRLSDALTGVSDRIEQMQSQQSSALSPVQKAIASLATRLESLEDFTTPPHAEKPAAQSYDFEEPAAAPEPTPPPAPSFDAEDEASDWLTEEVDFDPDEPEVGDLEELTAALDAAPAEEPKPEDDDDEFLAGLPELDDLDDLIEDEASPPMDEAFPAMDDDVFADEPAPFEAAQESEEDDPLSALVDWDDGRDETRDSDIFGEEHDFDLSDADGETSEAFAEAALPTQTGEQDEAEFQVALDEEDEPLDYLSRARQAAMAANESSSRRNGRNSAAAIAPAKKKSNKVPLIAAVSVVALATATAGTLITLRGLQNDPGKPTVATQGMTVAPAETAVEEPVADDIAPVEAPLSEADAAAVEDELFDDAAEAVPVGMTEPSPPLVEPETETAAVAPVEETPVAEPEPEPEPQIDFAALPTIPDTPTLESAAADGNAVAQLILGEQRLEAGDYTGGPTLVRRAAEDGQPAAQYRLAKLHEKGLGVPRDLAMARQWTERAAEGGNVKAMHDLAVYYAEGDGGSQSYAAAAEWFRKAADYGLTDSQYNLAVLYEAGLGISPSKSEALYWYEVAARQGDEGAPDKIEELRSILSLEVAQQAQRRAAAWSPAEPEALANGRFTSQAWQVSSVEQVSAIQTVLAALGYQPGPADGIMGAGTIAAITNYKAENGLEADGTITPQLVKSLNDTVEASIQS comes from the coding sequence ATGAGCAATTACGGACCCTGGAGTGTGAAGGGTATCGACCAGCGCGCGCGCGACGCAGCGCGGGATGCCGCTCGCGAAGAAGGTCTGACGATTGGCGAATACATCAACCGAATGCTGCTGGAAGTCGGCGAGGAGGACACGCCTTCTGCTCGTGATCGTGGCACGCCGCGTTATCCGCGCGCCGTTGAAACCAGTGATCACCGCGAAGACGATCAGGGCCCGTCCCGTGGTGCTTTCGACCGCCTGATCGCCCGGCTTGAAGCTGTTGAGGCCCGCTCGACCCTCGCGCTCACCGGCATCGACCAGTCTCTGGTCGGACTGGTCACACGCCTTAACCGCACCGACGCCAAGACCGACGATGTCGTCGAGAATGTCGAATCCACCCTGCAGGACCTGCGCGAGACTTATGATGCGCTGCAGACCAAAATCAAAACCATCGAGGAAGACGACCGCAGCGACCGGAATCTGGAAACGCTGAAGTCACTTGAGCAGGCTGTTGGTCAGCTCGCCTCCCACATCTACGACGAGAATACGCGCCGCCAGGACGAGACCGCTTCTGTGCGCGCCCGCGTCGAGACCGGTATCGAAGACCTCAATGACCGCGTTGCCGGCGTCGAGACTAAAATCGATTCGACCCTGTCGGAAGCAGCCCAGAAAGTAGAGCGCAAGGTCGAGCAGGCCGAGCTGCGCGCTGAAGGCACTGCAAAACACCTCTCCGAACGGTTCTCCGAGCTGGAGACCGGCGTGTCTTCACGTCTCGCCCGTATCGACCAGTTCAATGATCGCATCGGCGCGGTTGAAGGCGATGTCGCCGGCGCATTGTCTTCCATCGAGTCGGTAATGACGCGCATGCAGGAACGCCTGCACCGGGCTGAGACCATGACGAACTCGGCGATGACGACGCTGGAACAGACCTTTGAAAACCTCGACAAGCGTATTGAGACCATCGCCGAGCAGGCATCGCCCGAAAAGGCGGCCGAGCTGCGGCAGCAATTTGAATCACGCTTTGATGGCCTGGCCGAGGAGCTGCGCTCCACCATTGAGGGCACGCGCCAGGAGCTGGCCCGCGAGATCGAGCAGGCCGCGGCCGCCGGTGCTTCGCCAGACGCACTGAAGTCCATCGAGGACTCGATCGGGTCGCTTGATAAGCGTGTAACAACCGGCGAAGAGCGCTCAAGCCGCGCGCTGGAAAGCATGACCGAACAGATGGGCCGGATCTCATCTGCCTTCGATGCCCGTATCCGCGACGTTGAAGCGCGCGATGCCTCCGAAGCCGTCACCGAAGTGCGCCGCGACGTTGAAGCGCTGTCGAACGAAGTCTCCCAGCGCCTGGAAGACTTCAGCCAGCATAATGATGATGTCATTGACCGGATCACCGGCCAGATGAAATCGCTCGCTGACCAGTTCGATCAGCGTGTCGATGACAGCGAGACCCGCAGCGCGTCAGCCATCGAACAGGTGGGCGAACAGGTTGCCAGCGTCGCGCAACGTCTGCAGGCACGTCAGGACAAAGCTTTTACCGAGCTCAAGCAAACGCTCGAAAGCGCTCGCAAGCAGCAGGACATGCGCCTATCTGATGCCCTGACCGGCGTGTCGGACCGTATCGAACAGATGCAGTCGCAGCAGTCTTCCGCGCTTTCACCGGTGCAGAAGGCAATTGCCTCGCTCGCGACACGGCTGGAATCCCTCGAGGATTTCACGACCCCACCGCACGCGGAAAAGCCGGCGGCGCAGTCCTATGATTTTGAAGAGCCCGCTGCCGCGCCCGAGCCAACGCCACCGCCTGCGCCATCGTTCGACGCCGAGGACGAAGCCAGCGACTGGCTGACCGAAGAGGTCGATTTCGATCCTGACGAACCTGAAGTCGGCGATCTGGAAGAATTGACCGCAGCCCTGGATGCCGCGCCTGCCGAAGAGCCAAAGCCCGAAGACGACGATGACGAGTTCCTCGCCGGATTGCCCGAGCTCGATGATCTGGACGACCTCATCGAGGACGAAGCGTCCCCGCCCATGGATGAAGCCTTCCCAGCCATGGATGACGACGTCTTCGCTGATGAGCCAGCGCCGTTTGAGGCTGCCCAGGAGAGCGAAGAGGACGATCCGCTTTCTGCACTGGTCGATTGGGATGACGGGCGCGATGAGACCCGCGACAGCGACATTTTTGGCGAAGAGCACGACTTTGACCTGAGTGATGCCGACGGAGAAACCTCCGAGGCATTCGCTGAGGCCGCTCTGCCGACCCAGACAGGAGAACAGGACGAGGCTGAATTCCAGGTGGCTCTGGACGAGGAAGATGAGCCGCTCGATTATCTCTCACGGGCGCGCCAGGCGGCCATGGCAGCGAATGAAAGCAGCTCACGCAGAAACGGGCGCAACAGCGCCGCCGCAATTGCCCCTGCCAAGAAGAAGTCGAACAAGGTGCCCCTCATCGCGGCGGTCTCCGTTGTTGCATTGGCGACCGCGACCGCAGGGACGCTCATCACCCTGCGCGGCCTGCAGAACGACCCCGGCAAGCCGACTGTCGCAACACAGGGCATGACGGTTGCGCCGGCTGAAACGGCGGTCGAAGAGCCCGTCGCCGATGATATTGCCCCTGTGGAGGCGCCGCTTAGCGAGGCTGACGCCGCTGCGGTTGAAGACGAATTGTTCGATGACGCAGCCGAAGCGGTCCCCGTCGGCATGACCGAGCCATCTCCCCCGCTGGTCGAACCTGAAACGGAGACGGCGGCAGTCGCGCCTGTCGAAGAAACCCCGGTTGCAGAGCCGGAGCCTGAGCCTGAGCCCCAGATAGATTTTGCTGCCCTGCCAACCATTCCAGACACGCCGACGCTGGAATCGGCGGCGGCTGATGGAAATGCGGTCGCGCAGCTGATCCTCGGCGAGCAGCGCCTTGAAGCCGGCGACTATACCGGTGGTCCAACCCTGGTCCGCCGCGCCGCTGAAGACGGCCAGCCGGCAGCCCAGTACCGTCTCGCAAAGCTTCATGAAAAGGGCCTCGGCGTGCCGCGTGACCTCGCCATGGCGCGTCAATGGACCGAGCGCGCGGCGGAAGGCGGAAACGTCAAGGCCATGCATGACCTCGCTGTCTACTATGCTGAGGGCGACGGCGGCTCACAAAGCTATGCCGCCGCAGCCGAATGGTTCCGCAAGGCCGCTGATTATGGCCTCACCGACAGCCAGTATAACCTCGCCGTTCTATACGAAGCAGGGCTTGGCATCTCTCCGAGCAAGTCTGAAGCGCTGTACTGGTACGAAGTCGCCGCCCGTCAGGGTGACGAAGGCGCACCAGACAAGATTGAAGAGCTGCGTTCGATCCTGTCACTGGAAGTCGCCCAGCAGGCGCAACGCCGCGCCGCAGCCTGGTCGCCGGCCGAGCCCGAAGCCTTGGCAAACGGCCGTTTCACGAGCCAGGCATGGCAGGTCAGCTCGGTGGAGCAGGTATCCGCCATCCAGACGGTCCTTGCTGCGCTTGGCTATCAGCCCGGCCCTGCCGACGGCATCATGGGCGCCGGTACAATTGCCGCCATTACCAATTACAAGGCCGAGAACGGTCTCGAAGCAGACGGCACGATCACGCCGCAGCTTGTGAAGAGCCTCAACGACACGGTCGAAGCGTCGATCCAGAGTTAA
- a CDS encoding PaaI family thioesterase — protein MTDMEIPAGFAPHFKKSGFTDPWEPLYSKRADRKLLMGLHVAKAHCNSRGFAHGGLIAALADNSMGLSTGEVLKAENRTDIAGLVTVSLNTDFIGSARIGQWLEVDTHFVKTGGSICFTDALVTADGDVVARANATFKILKARKAA, from the coding sequence ATGACAGACATGGAAATCCCGGCAGGGTTTGCGCCGCATTTCAAAAAGTCTGGTTTCACAGACCCATGGGAGCCGCTTTACTCAAAGCGCGCCGATCGAAAGCTCCTGATGGGCCTGCATGTCGCCAAAGCCCACTGCAATTCGCGCGGCTTCGCCCATGGCGGTCTCATCGCCGCCTTGGCGGACAATTCCATGGGGCTCAGCACTGGCGAAGTCCTGAAAGCCGAAAACCGTACCGACATTGCTGGTCTCGTCACGGTTAGCCTGAACACTGATTTCATCGGTTCTGCCCGGATCGGCCAGTGGCTGGAAGTCGATACGCATTTCGTGAAGACAGGCGGTTCGATCTGCTTCACCGACGCGCTTGTCACGGCGGACGGCGATGTGGTGGCGCGCGCCAATGCAACCTTCAAGATCCTCAAGGCCCGCAAAGCGGCCTGA
- a CDS encoding cisplatin damage response ATP-dependent DNA ligase, producing MQAFSDLLERLILTPSRNGKIAHLVNYFTSEVNPARGWALAVLAGELELPGVKGGTIRKLITERTDPELFRMSYDYVGDLAETVSLMWPGQRGANRVPPIDDVVEALRGATRAQGERLVAGYLDMLDPRQRWALLKMVTGGLRIGVSARLTKLALAEMGGVDPAEIEEIWHGLEPPYESLFDWLEGNADKPSPDIDAPYRPVMLAHPLVTKDKRDDPDAVDPALIDPDVFAAEWKYDGIRVQAVSENGTRRLYTRTGDDISHTFPDVLAAMDFEAAIDGELLIRAPDGGVAPFNELQQRLNRKTVSKKQMDARPAMIRAYDLLVDGDVDLRPLSFRDRRERLEAFIKRHGGDRFDLSPLVPVTTLEKLEEARNNPPAPEIEGLMLKRWDSVYVAGRPTGPWYKWKRDPFLVDAVMMYAQRGHGRRSSFYSDFTFGVWREGENGREITPVGKAYFGFTDEELKDLDKFVRENTIDRFGPVRSVTASEEKGLVLEVAFEGLQRSPRHKSGIAMRFPRINRIRWDKPAAEADTLDALEKLLPPAVS from the coding sequence ATGCAGGCCTTTTCCGACCTTCTTGAACGCTTGATCCTCACGCCTTCTCGCAATGGGAAGATCGCCCATCTTGTAAATTACTTCACCAGTGAAGTAAATCCGGCAAGAGGCTGGGCGCTGGCCGTTCTGGCTGGAGAACTGGAGCTGCCGGGCGTCAAGGGCGGCACGATCCGCAAGCTCATCACCGAACGCACCGACCCGGAATTGTTCCGCATGTCCTATGACTATGTCGGTGATCTGGCCGAAACCGTCAGCCTGATGTGGCCGGGCCAGCGGGGCGCGAACCGGGTGCCGCCGATTGATGATGTGGTCGAGGCGCTGCGCGGCGCCACGCGAGCCCAAGGGGAGCGGCTGGTTGCCGGATATCTCGACATGCTCGACCCGCGCCAGCGCTGGGCACTTCTGAAGATGGTGACAGGGGGCCTGCGCATCGGTGTTTCGGCGCGTCTGACCAAGCTCGCGCTCGCCGAAATGGGCGGCGTCGACCCGGCAGAGATCGAGGAAATCTGGCACGGGCTGGAGCCGCCTTATGAAAGCCTGTTCGACTGGCTGGAAGGCAACGCCGACAAGCCCTCGCCTGACATTGATGCGCCGTACCGGCCTGTGATGCTGGCGCATCCGCTGGTGACCAAGGACAAGCGCGATGACCCGGATGCCGTCGATCCGGCCCTGATTGATCCTGATGTGTTTGCTGCAGAGTGGAAGTATGACGGCATCCGCGTCCAGGCCGTCAGCGAGAACGGTACGCGCCGTCTCTATACACGCACGGGCGATGATATCTCGCACACCTTTCCGGATGTGCTGGCGGCGATGGATTTCGAAGCGGCGATCGATGGCGAACTGCTGATCCGCGCCCCGGATGGCGGCGTCGCGCCGTTCAACGAGCTTCAGCAGCGCCTCAATCGCAAGACGGTCAGCAAGAAACAGATGGACGCGCGCCCGGCCATGATCCGCGCCTATGATTTGCTGGTCGATGGCGATGTGGATTTGCGACCGCTAAGCTTCAGGGACAGGCGTGAGCGGCTCGAAGCTTTCATCAAACGCCACGGCGGCGACCGGTTTGATCTCTCTCCGCTTGTGCCCGTCACGACCCTCGAAAAGCTCGAAGAGGCGCGTAACAACCCGCCAGCCCCGGAGATCGAAGGCCTGATGCTCAAGCGCTGGGACAGTGTCTATGTTGCCGGGCGGCCAACCGGTCCATGGTATAAATGGAAGCGCGATCCATTCCTGGTCGATGCGGTGATGATGTACGCACAGCGGGGTCATGGACGGCGCTCAAGCTTCTATTCCGACTTCACCTTCGGCGTCTGGCGCGAGGGCGAGAACGGCCGCGAGATCACGCCCGTCGGAAAGGCCTATTTCGGCTTTACCGATGAGGAGTTGAAAGACCTCGACAAGTTCGTTCGGGAAAACACGATCGACCGGTTCGGGCCTGTCCGGTCGGTCACGGCGAGCGAAGAAAAAGGGCTGGTGCTTGAAGTCGCCTTTGAGGGCCTGCAGCGAAGCCCGCGCCACAAATCCGGCATCGCCATGCGCTTTCCGCGCATCAACCGGATCCGCTGGGACAAGCCCGCAGCAGAGGCCGATACGCTGGACGCGCTCGAAAAGCTGTTGCCGCCGGCTGTGTCGTGA
- a CDS encoding ligase-associated DNA damage response exonuclease codes for MIRPDLLLCPTPKGLYCPPGDFYIDPVRGAVDRAVVTHGHADHARAGHGSVLATPETLAIMAARYGEAFAKTTQAIEYGETVEINGVTVWMSPAGHVLGSAQVVVEWKGLRMVCTGDYKRRRDPTCRQFEPVEGTHVFISEATFGLPVFKHPDDAGEIAKLLDSVAAFPERTHLVGVYALGKAQRVIKLIREAGYQDTLYIHGALEKLCTLYEDHGVVLGPLETATLEAKDRGAQERFRGKIVLGPPSSFHDKWGRRFPDPLPCFASGWMGVRQRAKQSGVELPLIISDHADWDELTETVREVDPEELWITHGREDALVRWAELEGRKARPLRLVGYEDENLD; via the coding sequence ATGATCCGTCCGGACCTCCTTCTCTGCCCGACGCCAAAGGGGCTCTATTGTCCGCCCGGTGATTTCTATATCGACCCGGTGCGAGGCGCAGTGGACCGGGCCGTCGTCACACATGGCCATGCCGACCATGCGCGCGCGGGACATGGATCGGTGCTCGCCACGCCCGAAACGCTGGCCATCATGGCGGCGCGCTATGGCGAGGCTTTTGCGAAGACGACCCAGGCCATCGAATACGGCGAAACGGTCGAGATAAATGGTGTCACTGTGTGGATGTCACCGGCCGGGCATGTGCTTGGCTCCGCGCAGGTCGTCGTCGAATGGAAGGGCCTGCGCATGGTGTGCACGGGCGACTATAAGCGCCGGCGCGACCCAACCTGCCGCCAGTTCGAACCGGTAGAAGGCACACATGTCTTCATCTCCGAAGCAACGTTCGGCCTGCCTGTGTTCAAACACCCAGATGATGCGGGCGAGATCGCCAAGCTGCTGGACAGCGTCGCAGCCTTCCCGGAACGCACGCACCTTGTCGGGGTCTATGCGCTCGGCAAGGCGCAGCGCGTGATCAAGCTGATCCGGGAGGCCGGATATCAGGACACGCTGTACATTCATGGCGCGCTGGAAAAGCTCTGCACGCTTTATGAGGATCATGGCGTTGTGCTTGGGCCTCTGGAAACGGCGACGCTGGAGGCAAAGGACCGCGGCGCGCAGGAGCGGTTTCGCGGCAAGATCGTGCTCGGCCCGCCCTCCTCCTTCCATGACAAATGGGGCCGGCGCTTTCCCGACCCCCTGCCCTGTTTCGCCAGCGGCTGGATGGGCGTTCGCCAGCGGGCAAAGCAATCAGGCGTCGAGCTGCCGCTGATCATCTCCGATCATGCCGACTGGGACGAGCTGACTGAAACCGTGCGCGAAGTTGACCCCGAAGAGCTCTGGATCACGCATGGCCGCGAAGACGCGCTGGTACGCTGGGCCGAGCTGGAAGGACGCAAGGCGCGGCCGCTACGGCTGGTTGGCTATGAAGATGAGAATCTGGATTAG
- a CDS encoding serine hydrolase, which translates to MRRLIAPVMAAALLTPALANAQEGGDTEIMQNALAAGYKALFTCSATFTAGKSLNEIEFNELDGIYVDYRKPMRSTSEPSINDRNRTVAVRYERGEPPRIAVWRDGLGCSLLPIGADPSAEDWLPRFGGPVPRQASDVSTALGSDVRLVDSTFYNVRLEAPVNFAFDGNTYGRGNRTSAVVIVKDGQVMAERYGRGIDAETPQRTWSVAKSLTATIIGAALEQGMMDLDYPALVENWTAGGDPRRNITLRDALQMATGLDSGVTGSRTDRTYFGGARVVDTALTNPLEVTPGERFKYSNYDTLAAMRGLRETIKDDQRYWRFPYEALLHKIGALNTTLETDWGGDFVSSSQVWMTARDMARLGQLYVQDGYWAGERILPQGFVEFVSTPGSAQPDRSDPASFGYGASFWLMDRFPGIPSDTYAGIGNRGQYMVIVPSLDVVIVRRGFDVAGQDGFDIVAFTRDVLSSIDMATSDILSARTAASDLERQDN; encoded by the coding sequence ATGAGACGACTGATTGCGCCTGTCATGGCTGCAGCCCTGCTCACCCCCGCCCTCGCCAATGCGCAGGAGGGCGGCGACACCGAGATCATGCAGAACGCATTGGCCGCCGGCTACAAGGCGCTGTTCACCTGCTCGGCAACCTTCACCGCCGGCAAGTCTCTCAATGAGATCGAATTCAACGAGCTCGACGGCATCTATGTCGATTATCGCAAGCCCATGCGCTCTACGTCGGAGCCAAGCATCAATGACCGCAACCGCACCGTCGCCGTGCGCTATGAGCGCGGAGAGCCGCCACGCATTGCGGTGTGGCGCGACGGGCTTGGCTGTTCACTCTTGCCGATTGGCGCCGATCCGAGCGCAGAAGACTGGCTGCCGCGCTTTGGCGGTCCGGTGCCGCGTCAGGCCAGCGATGTCTCAACGGCCCTTGGCTCAGACGTCCGCCTGGTCGATTCCACTTTCTACAATGTCCGCCTCGAAGCGCCGGTGAACTTTGCCTTTGACGGCAACACCTATGGCCGCGGCAACCGCACCAGCGCTGTCGTCATCGTCAAGGACGGACAGGTCATGGCCGAGCGCTATGGCCGAGGCATTGATGCTGAGACGCCGCAGCGCACATGGTCTGTCGCAAAGTCTCTCACCGCGACGATCATCGGCGCGGCGCTAGAGCAGGGCATGATGGATCTGGACTATCCCGCGCTTGTCGAGAACTGGACTGCTGGCGGTGACCCGCGCCGCAACATCACGCTGCGCGATGCCCTCCAGATGGCGACCGGTCTTGATTCCGGCGTCACCGGCAGCCGTACGGACCGCACCTATTTCGGCGGCGCGCGTGTCGTCGATACCGCACTCACCAATCCGCTCGAAGTCACGCCGGGCGAACGCTTCAAGTACTCGAACTATGACACGCTGGCCGCCATGCGGGGCCTGCGCGAGACGATCAAGGATGACCAGCGTTACTGGCGTTTCCCGTACGAAGCGCTGCTGCACAAGATCGGCGCGCTCAACACGACGCTTGAAACCGACTGGGGCGGTGATTTTGTCTCATCAAGCCAGGTCTGGATGACCGCGCGCGACATGGCCCGCCTGGGGCAGCTTTACGTCCAGGACGGTTATTGGGCCGGCGAGCGCATCCTGCCGCAGGGCTTTGTCGAGTTCGTTTCGACCCCCGGCTCGGCCCAGCCTGACCGCAGCGACCCAGCCTCTTTCGGCTATGGCGCCAGCTTCTGGCTGATGGACCGCTTCCCCGGCATACCAAGTGATACCTATGCCGGCATCGGTAATCGCGGTCAGTACATGGTGATCGTCCCGTCGCTTGATGTTGTGATCGTGCGCCGCGGCTTTGATGTTGCCGGGCAGGACGGCTTCGACATTGTCGCCTTCACACGCGACGTGCTGTCGAGCATCGACATGGCGACCTCTGATATTCTGTCGGCCCGCACCGCCGCTTCCGATCTCGAACGTCAGGACAATTAG
- a CDS encoding ligase-associated DNA damage response DEXH box helicase, with translation MPDAAPQTFHLPDRFEGWFQGRGWAPRPHQLALTQTALDGDSALLIAPTGGGKTLAGFLASLIELSGAVSPPPPAGEVPEGRRGQAPIDTVDGSPLRAASPPTSPVNGGGKAPDMIRDEAGDKTKKRPALHTLYISPLKALATDVERNLNTPVSEMGLNIRIETRTGDTPQSKRQRQRANPPDILLTTPEQLALFLASDHADAFFSDLRCVIIDEIHAIAASKRGDLLSLGLATLATWAPQCRFVGLSATVRDPGLLASWLPKRDGRETRLIRAEGGVGANIDILVSRERIPWSGHSGRFAIPEVYEAIKQAEMALVFVNTRSQAELIFQELWRANEDALPIALHHGSLAVEQRRKVEAAMAKGVLKGVVCTSTLDLGIDWGGVDLVIQMGAPKGAARLIQRIGRANHRMDEASRALLVPTNRFEVLECRAAEAAVEAGEIDGEPMRQGALDVLAQHIMGRACGVGFMLEPLFDEIRRAAPYQDLDWETYERVVDLVATGGYALKTYDRFKRIVRMQDGVWRVRTARDAQQHRMNVGAIVEAQLLNVRLANFVGKIGEAKGGQETAKVRGEQRAIRPGRKLGEIEEYFISTLTPGDTFLFAGEILRFIGISELDVLVTRAKTDKPAIPTYNGGKFPLTTFLAERVRHMIHDPEQWQGLPDQVREWFEIQREKSEIPPPDHLLVETFPRADRHYLVTYPFEGRLAHQTLGMLLTRRLERAGAKPLGFVASEYAMAVWAMDDMSTIDMDALFHPDMLGDDLEAWLDESPLMKRTFAQAAQISGIIARRLPGKEKTGRQVTFSTDLIYDVLRSHEPDHILLQAARQDAATGLLDIRRLSDMLTRIRGKIDHQKLDRISPFAVPVMLEVGKERVNSDSVIDAIVAEAESDLVREAMGR, from the coding sequence ATGCCCGACGCCGCGCCCCAGACATTTCACCTGCCAGACCGGTTCGAGGGCTGGTTTCAAGGCCGGGGCTGGGCACCGCGTCCACACCAGCTGGCGCTGACGCAAACCGCCCTCGACGGCGACAGCGCTTTGCTGATCGCGCCGACGGGCGGCGGCAAGACGCTGGCGGGGTTTCTCGCAAGCCTGATCGAATTGAGTGGTGCGGTTTCTCCTCCCCCGCCTGCGGGGGAGGTGCCCGAAGGGCGGAGGGGGCAAGCGCCAATCGATACGGTTGATGGCTCCCCCCTCCGAGCGGCTTCGCCGCCCACCTCCCCCGTGAACGGGGGAGGAAAAGCCCCGGACATGATCCGGGACGAAGCGGGTGATAAAACCAAGAAGCGCCCTGCGCTCCACACGCTCTACATCTCGCCGCTCAAGGCGCTCGCGACGGATGTTGAGCGCAATCTGAACACGCCGGTTTCTGAGATGGGCCTCAACATCCGCATCGAAACGCGCACGGGCGACACACCGCAATCGAAACGCCAGCGCCAGCGGGCCAATCCGCCGGACATATTGCTGACGACGCCGGAACAGCTCGCGCTCTTTCTTGCCTCTGACCATGCCGACGCATTCTTCTCTGACCTCAGATGCGTGATCATTGACGAGATCCACGCGATTGCGGCCTCAAAGCGGGGCGACCTGCTCTCGCTGGGCCTCGCGACGCTCGCGACATGGGCCCCGCAATGCCGCTTCGTCGGCCTGTCGGCGACCGTCCGTGATCCGGGCTTGCTCGCCTCCTGGCTGCCAAAGCGCGACGGGAGAGAAACCAGACTCATCCGCGCTGAAGGCGGTGTCGGCGCGAATATCGATATCCTCGTTTCGCGTGAGCGCATCCCGTGGTCCGGCCATTCGGGGCGCTTCGCGATCCCGGAAGTCTATGAGGCCATAAAACAGGCCGAGATGGCGCTTGTCTTCGTCAATACACGCAGCCAGGCGGAACTCATCTTTCAGGAGCTGTGGCGCGCCAATGAAGACGCGCTGCCCATCGCGCTCCACCATGGCTCGCTCGCCGTCGAACAGCGCCGCAAGGTCGAAGCGGCGATGGCAAAAGGCGTGCTGAAGGGCGTCGTCTGTACCTCAACGCTCGACCTTGGCATTGACTGGGGCGGCGTTGATCTCGTCATCCAGATGGGCGCACCGAAGGGGGCGGCCCGTCTCATCCAGCGCATCGGCCGCGCCAATCACCGCATGGATGAGGCGAGCCGCGCCTTGCTCGTGCCGACCAACCGCTTTGAGGTGCTGGAATGCCGCGCCGCTGAAGCCGCTGTCGAAGCCGGTGAGATCGACGGCGAGCCGATGCGACAGGGCGCGCTCGATGTCCTCGCCCAGCATATTATGGGCCGGGCCTGCGGGGTCGGTTTCATGCTCGAGCCGCTCTTTGACGAAATCCGCCGCGCGGCCCCCTATCAAGACCTCGACTGGGAGACCTATGAACGCGTCGTCGATCTTGTTGCGACCGGCGGCTACGCCCTCAAGACCTATGACCGCTTCAAACGCATCGTCCGCATGCAGGATGGCGTCTGGCGTGTGCGCACAGCGCGTGATGCCCAGCAGCACCGGATGAATGTTGGCGCCATTGTCGAGGCACAGCTCCTCAATGTCCGGCTTGCAAACTTTGTCGGCAAGATTGGCGAAGCGAAAGGCGGGCAGGAGACGGCCAAGGTGCGCGGCGAGCAGCGCGCCATCCGCCCCGGCCGCAAGCTGGGCGAGATCGAGGAATACTTCATTTCCACGCTGACACCCGGCGACACCTTCCTGTTCGCGGGCGAAATCCTGCGCTTCATCGGCATCTCCGAACTCGATGTGCTGGTGACACGCGCCAAGACCGACAAGCCCGCCATCCCGACCTATAATGGCGGCAAGTTCCCGCTGACCACCTTCCTTGCCGAGCGGGTGCGCCACATGATCCATGACCCGGAGCAGTGGCAGGGCCTTCCCGATCAGGTGCGCGAATGGTTCGAGATCCAGCGCGAAAAATCGGAAATCCCGCCGCCGGACCATCTCCTCGTCGAGACCTTCCCGCGCGCCGACAGGCACTATCTCGTCACCTATCCCTTCGAAGGCCGCCTCGCCCACCAGACGCTCGGCATGTTGCTGACGCGCCGGCTGGAGCGGGCAGGGGCCAAGCCGCTCGGCTTTGTGGCGTCTGAATATGCGATGGCTGTCTGGGCGATGGATGACATGTCCACGATCGACATGGACGCGCTGTTCCACCCGGACATGCTGGGCGATGATCTTGAGGCGTGGCTGGATGAAAGCCCGCTGATGAAGCGGACCTTTGCTCAGGCCGCCCAGATCTCCGGTATCATTGCGCGGCGCCTGCCCGGCAAGGAAAAGACCGGTCGCCAGGTCACGTTTTCAACCGACCTCATCTATGACGTCCTGCGCAGCCATGAGCCGGACCACATCCTGCTCCAGGCCGCCCGCCAGGACGCGGCCACCGGGCTGCTCGACATTCGCCGCCTGTCTGACATGCTGACCCGTATTCGCGGCAAGATCGATCATCAGAAGCTCGACCGGATCAGCCCGTTCGCCGTCCCGGTCATGCTTGAAGTCGGCAAGGAGCGCGTCAATTCCGACAGCGTCATCGACGCCATCGTGGCGGAAGCCGAATCCGATCTCGTGCGCGAAGCGATGGGGCGCTAG